The following coding sequences lie in one Alloacidobacterium dinghuense genomic window:
- a CDS encoding beta-L-arabinofuranosidase domain-containing protein: protein MMNWKKPSSDIWENVATDAAKVEPPMEPSRREFLTGAGAAAVWTALGTSRAFAQAPDSALNVARVAIPTSQFMMSENKISALNDGFTPENSFDRSHALYALWADRSSIETASWVQYEWSEPINVNRLEVYWAVDHPRPGTLPGSGGPRIQPPVSYKILYWNGSNFVPVSQPQGLGVALDTFNTTAFEPVKTSKLRLEVVPQPKHMAGILEWRVFNYGSIPALPPVVDAGVDRSVVSDGQTYLSGKVTWLEDSQQNRSRWVKTAGPGAVAFAAANAPITTANFSAPGDYILALEASGSKDKPRAINVHVEPAPPADRLDVVYTRKYAIDGGLWKERAKVLITDWIPHCIAMCERTDIAPMRGDGGIDNFIEAGKANRGEPHGQHKGYVFSNAWVHQTVESMCIALMVEPQGDAEIVKAQELMRATLERWIPIILDAQMSDGYLQTAYILADRKSWPERWSPDHRGNHEGYVSGYFIESAINHYTLTEGQDLRLYNAAKKLADCWVANIGPGKKEWFDGHQEMEQALVRFGRFVNDQEGNHHGDAYIVLAKFLLDSRRGGSEYDQSHLPPGQQYEAVGHAVRAMYFYSGMADIAAETGDRDYQSAVISLWDNMVNRKYYVTGGIGSGETSEGFGPNYSLRNESYCETCSSCGVVFFQYKLNLAYHDAKYADLYEQTMYNALLGGVALDGQSFCYTNPLVNTERAKWHVCPCCVGNVSRTLLMIPTWTYVKSKEGLYVNMFVGSRIHVGQVAGTNVEIVQKTDYPWHGSVSITVNPEEAKTFSLYVRIPDRTTSKLYQESPAVRGVKRFAVNGKEQMPTIQKGYAVVTREWKQGDHIELELPMEPQRVVADSRIKADSDLMALKYGPLIYNVETADNEKIDHKLGNAPLRTEWRPDLLGGVMVITGKWQDSSSMMAIPNFARMNRVGPPHDYPDDRDDDSKRSVDSKVWI, encoded by the coding sequence ATGATGAATTGGAAGAAGCCTTCCAGCGATATTTGGGAAAACGTAGCAACAGATGCAGCAAAAGTTGAGCCACCAATGGAGCCGAGCCGCCGGGAGTTTCTGACGGGGGCAGGAGCCGCTGCCGTGTGGACAGCGCTGGGGACGTCCAGAGCGTTTGCTCAGGCTCCGGATAGCGCTCTAAATGTCGCTCGGGTCGCAATTCCGACGAGCCAATTCATGATGAGCGAGAACAAAATCTCCGCATTGAATGATGGGTTCACGCCTGAGAATTCGTTCGATCGCAGTCACGCGCTCTACGCGTTGTGGGCGGACCGCTCATCGATTGAGACTGCAAGTTGGGTGCAGTATGAGTGGAGCGAACCGATCAATGTAAACAGGCTTGAGGTTTACTGGGCAGTTGATCATCCTCGCCCGGGCACGCTTCCCGGCAGCGGTGGCCCCCGGATTCAACCGCCTGTGAGTTACAAGATTCTTTATTGGAATGGAAGCAACTTCGTTCCGGTATCTCAGCCGCAAGGTCTAGGCGTGGCTCTGGACACCTTCAATACAACGGCGTTCGAACCTGTAAAGACAAGCAAATTACGGCTGGAGGTTGTTCCACAGCCGAAGCACATGGCCGGAATTCTCGAATGGAGAGTCTTCAACTATGGCTCCATTCCTGCGCTTCCACCGGTGGTGGATGCCGGCGTAGATCGCTCAGTGGTGAGCGACGGGCAGACCTATCTCTCAGGCAAGGTGACATGGCTTGAGGATTCGCAGCAGAACAGATCGCGATGGGTGAAAACGGCAGGTCCAGGAGCAGTCGCGTTTGCCGCGGCTAATGCACCGATCACGACTGCAAACTTCTCCGCTCCCGGTGACTATATTCTTGCTTTAGAAGCGTCAGGAAGCAAGGATAAACCGCGTGCCATTAACGTCCACGTGGAACCGGCTCCGCCCGCTGATCGTCTTGACGTGGTATACACCCGCAAGTACGCGATCGACGGCGGGTTGTGGAAGGAGCGTGCCAAAGTTCTAATTACGGACTGGATTCCACACTGCATTGCGATGTGTGAGCGTACAGATATCGCACCGATGCGCGGCGACGGTGGAATCGACAACTTTATCGAGGCGGGCAAGGCTAATCGCGGTGAGCCCCACGGGCAACATAAGGGATACGTGTTCTCGAATGCGTGGGTACATCAGACCGTAGAGTCGATGTGCATTGCGCTCATGGTGGAACCTCAGGGCGATGCCGAGATCGTTAAGGCGCAGGAACTCATGCGCGCAACGCTGGAGCGCTGGATTCCGATCATTCTTGATGCGCAGATGTCCGATGGCTATTTACAGACTGCTTATATTCTGGCGGATCGCAAGAGCTGGCCGGAACGCTGGTCACCTGATCATAGAGGCAATCATGAAGGCTACGTCTCCGGCTACTTTATCGAATCAGCTATCAATCATTACACGCTCACCGAGGGTCAAGATCTTCGCCTGTATAACGCCGCGAAAAAACTCGCGGACTGCTGGGTCGCGAACATTGGGCCGGGCAAGAAGGAGTGGTTCGACGGACACCAGGAGATGGAGCAGGCGCTGGTGCGCTTCGGCCGTTTTGTGAACGACCAGGAAGGCAATCACCATGGAGACGCGTATATCGTTCTCGCGAAATTCCTCCTTGATTCGCGCAGAGGCGGATCAGAGTACGACCAGAGCCACCTGCCCCCAGGGCAGCAGTACGAAGCAGTAGGCCATGCAGTGCGCGCGATGTACTTCTATTCAGGCATGGCGGACATCGCGGCTGAGACCGGCGATCGCGATTACCAGAGCGCGGTTATTTCGCTCTGGGACAACATGGTCAACAGGAAATATTACGTGACCGGCGGGATTGGGAGCGGCGAAACCTCCGAAGGCTTCGGGCCGAATTACTCGCTCCGCAACGAATCTTACTGCGAGACGTGCTCGAGTTGCGGAGTTGTCTTCTTCCAGTACAAGCTCAACCTTGCTTATCACGATGCAAAGTATGCCGACCTATATGAGCAGACAATGTACAACGCTCTGCTGGGCGGAGTAGCGCTCGACGGCCAGAGCTTCTGCTATACGAATCCACTCGTGAATACCGAGCGTGCGAAGTGGCACGTGTGCCCCTGCTGCGTTGGCAACGTTTCGCGCACATTGCTTATGATTCCCACTTGGACATACGTCAAGAGCAAAGAGGGGCTCTACGTGAATATGTTCGTGGGTAGCCGTATTCACGTCGGGCAAGTCGCAGGCACCAATGTCGAGATCGTGCAGAAAACAGACTACCCATGGCATGGATCAGTTTCAATCACCGTAAATCCTGAAGAGGCCAAGACGTTTTCGCTCTACGTCAGAATTCCGGATCGGACCACGAGCAAGCTTTATCAGGAATCGCCTGCGGTCAGAGGTGTAAAGCGTTTTGCCGTCAATGGAAAAGAACAAATGCCGACTATTCAGAAAGGCTATGCCGTTGTTACGCGCGAGTGGAAGCAGGGTGACCACATTGAACTGGAATTGCCAATGGAGCCACAGCGAGTGGTGGCGGACAGTCGGATCAAGGCGGATAGCGATCTCATGGCTTTGAAGTATGGTCCACTCATCTATAACGTCGAGACTGCGGACAATGAGAAGATCGACCACAAACTCGGCAATGCGCCGCTTCGCACTGAGTGGCGTCCCGATCTGCTGGGCGGCGTCATGGTGATTACTGGCAAATGGCAAGACAGCTCTTCCATGATGGCAATTCCCAACTTCGCACGCATGAATCGAGTGGGGCCACCCCACGATTATCCAGACGATCGCGATGATGACTCCAAGCGCTCTGTTGACTCAAAGGTGTGGATTTAA
- a CDS encoding YncE family protein — protein MTDESTGSTHRVEVGKAPIAIAILPAVNKAYVVNTDSNSISIIDGTQDKVIATIKGGSHPYTIAANEKTNKVYVTYTYDHILTVIDGVTNASSSLETGSADAIAIDERTNTLFLSTYEDPFIRIVNATNGALRKVKVGEHIWGLAFDAADSRLYLAHTMTADVMSLDEKTQGMATVPVGQIPCALAYNRATHMLYAVNYGDQTLSLIDTVKAKVVNVIAVGDHPQAVAVDAERNRVYVANVHGDSVTVIDGVKNAILGTYQAGEHPYTLAVDENTGQVYAAVYGSKASVRVDGPALHK, from the coding sequence GTGACAGACGAGAGCACTGGATCTACGCACAGAGTTGAGGTAGGCAAAGCGCCAATCGCGATCGCTATATTGCCAGCTGTCAACAAAGCGTATGTGGTAAACACGGACAGCAATTCGATCAGCATAATCGATGGAACCCAGGATAAGGTGATCGCCACCATCAAGGGCGGTTCGCACCCATATACCATTGCTGCCAATGAAAAGACGAATAAGGTCTACGTTACCTACACCTACGACCATATTCTCACCGTGATCGACGGAGTCACGAATGCTTCCAGTTCGCTCGAAACAGGGAGTGCGGACGCAATCGCGATCGACGAGAGGACCAATACACTCTTTCTGTCGACATACGAAGACCCATTCATACGCATTGTCAACGCAACAAACGGAGCGCTGCGCAAGGTGAAGGTCGGAGAGCACATCTGGGGCCTGGCGTTCGACGCTGCAGACTCCAGGTTATATCTGGCACACACGATGACGGCAGATGTCATGAGCCTCGACGAAAAGACACAAGGGATGGCTACCGTACCGGTTGGGCAGATCCCCTGTGCCCTTGCATACAACCGGGCCACCCACATGCTCTACGCTGTCAACTACGGAGATCAAACTCTTAGCTTAATAGACACGGTCAAGGCGAAGGTGGTGAACGTGATCGCGGTCGGTGATCACCCGCAAGCCGTCGCGGTCGATGCCGAGAGGAATCGTGTCTATGTCGCGAATGTCCATGGCGATAGCGTGACGGTTATCGATGGCGTGAAGAATGCGATCCTCGGCACCTATCAGGCAGGAGAACATCCTTACACGCTCGCGGTCGATGAGAACACCGGCCAAGTCTATGCTGCTGTCTATGGATCAAAGGCGTCCGTTCGCGTCGACGGGCCTGCGCTTCACAAGTAG
- a CDS encoding ThuA domain-containing protein: MRRLARFPGILTAVFLTTVLVHAQEINFRVLAFYSTQVEQDHVDFAKQAIAFYQDLARREHFSFETTTDWNDLSSKVLKNYQVILWLDNFPTEPAQKAAFQDYMEHGGGWLGFHIAGFMERRENWPWFADFLGTVFYGNSWPPMPATLDVADSPSNVTAGLPKQFVSPANEWYSWNPSPRKSPNIRVMMTLDVKNYPLGFKDTLTGGDIPVTWTNTKYRMIYTNMGHGSKIFDDPQQNDFFARALLWLGRRTQ; this comes from the coding sequence ATGAGGCGACTGGCACGATTTCCAGGAATTCTTACTGCGGTTTTCCTGACCACGGTGTTGGTACACGCTCAGGAAATAAACTTCCGTGTCCTTGCCTTTTATTCAACCCAAGTAGAACAGGACCATGTCGACTTCGCCAAGCAGGCAATTGCTTTTTACCAGGATCTTGCGCGGCGCGAACACTTTTCATTTGAAACCACGACCGATTGGAACGACTTGAGTTCGAAAGTGTTGAAGAACTATCAGGTGATCCTGTGGTTGGATAATTTTCCCACCGAGCCAGCGCAGAAGGCAGCGTTCCAGGATTACATGGAACACGGCGGAGGGTGGCTCGGGTTTCACATTGCCGGCTTCATGGAGCGTCGCGAAAACTGGCCGTGGTTTGCCGATTTTCTGGGAACGGTTTTCTATGGAAATAGCTGGCCCCCCATGCCGGCAACTCTTGATGTCGCCGACTCCCCATCCAACGTCACAGCGGGACTGCCGAAACAGTTCGTCTCTCCGGCGAATGAGTGGTATAGCTGGAACCCAAGCCCACGCAAAAGCCCCAACATCCGCGTCATGATGACGCTTGACGTAAAGAATTATCCGCTAGGATTCAAGGACACGCTTACAGGCGGGGATATTCCCGTCACCTGGACGAACACGAAGTACCGAATGATCTACACGAACATGGGTCACGGCAGCAAAATCTTTGATGACCCACAGCAAAACGACTTTTTTGCGCGCGCATTGCTGTGGCTGGGCAGAAGAACGCAGTAA
- the cysD gene encoding sulfate adenylyltransferase subunit CysD encodes MPVGRVAKERIFSFRAAGHRWDARIQRPELWNLYNARIHPRETIRVFPLSNWTELDIWQHIAAENIPVVPLYFAAQRPVVRRSERWIMVDDERFLLNPGERPEMRVVRFRTLGCYPLTAAIESTASTVSEIVNELQSTQLSERQGLLIDFDQVASMERKKQAGYF; translated from the coding sequence GTGCCTGTTGGAAGGGTCGCTAAGGAAAGGATATTCTCATTTCGAGCGGCCGGGCACCGGTGGGATGCACGGATACAAAGGCCCGAGTTGTGGAATCTATATAACGCGCGGATTCATCCCAGGGAAACGATTCGGGTGTTCCCGCTTTCGAACTGGACTGAACTCGACATATGGCAACATATCGCCGCAGAAAATATTCCGGTTGTGCCGCTCTATTTCGCGGCGCAGAGGCCAGTGGTGAGGCGTTCAGAGAGGTGGATCATGGTCGACGATGAGAGGTTTCTGCTCAATCCCGGCGAAAGACCGGAGATGCGAGTCGTCAGGTTTAGAACGCTGGGGTGTTATCCGCTGACAGCCGCGATCGAAAGTACGGCGAGCACCGTGTCGGAGATTGTGAACGAGCTGCAGAGCACTCAACTGTCTGAGCGTCAGGGTCTACTGATCGACTTCGATCAGGTCGCTTCCATGGAGCGAAAGAAACAAGCGGGCTATTTCTGA
- the cysC gene encoding adenylyl-sulfate kinase gives MPDALHFIACGSVDDGKSTLIGRLLFESKQVYADHLSALAKDSTRYGTQGDALDLALLVDGLQAEREQSITIDVSYRFFATPRRRFVVADTPGHEQYTRNMATGASNSDLAVLLVNAKNGLQTQTHRHARIVALLGIRHLVMAVNKMDLVQWDETVFRQIVEQFEPLVIALGFESFQPIPMSALHGDNITGTKSAASWYTGPSLLDWLESIEVGLSAPELGFRMPVQWVNRHKDNFRGYCGRIASGEVRVGERIRVLPSGTESKVRSIVGWKEERQAALCGESITICIEDEIDVSRGSVFAAAADALEVSDQFEANVLCLSENQLFTGRSYIFHLHSCQAVATITAIKYRIDVTLGTQLATRSLGLNDIGVIHLSLDRPVPFEPYHRCRRLGGFILIDRLDNQTVGAGMIDFALRRAANLHWQALAINKEARARQKLQKPVCLWFTGLPGSGKSTIANLLEKRLFAAGRHTYVLDGDNIRHGLNRDLGFSEADRVENIRRVTEVAKLLIDAGLIVIVAFISPYRAERESARSSFDSEEFLEIFVDASLEECERRDPKGLYAKARRGELVNFTGIDSKYEIPETPDIRLDTVAYNAEECVDQVLGVLDLSPLNFTARS, from the coding sequence ATGCCGGATGCTCTCCACTTCATTGCCTGCGGAAGCGTCGACGACGGCAAGTCAACGCTGATAGGCAGACTGCTGTTCGAGTCGAAGCAGGTATATGCGGATCATCTCTCGGCGCTGGCAAAGGATTCCACTCGCTACGGCACGCAAGGCGATGCGTTGGATCTGGCGCTACTGGTCGACGGGCTCCAAGCCGAGCGCGAGCAAAGTATCACGATCGATGTTTCCTATCGCTTTTTTGCCACGCCACGACGGCGGTTCGTAGTGGCTGATACCCCAGGGCACGAACAATATACGCGCAACATGGCTACTGGAGCGTCTAATTCTGACTTGGCGGTGCTACTGGTAAATGCAAAGAATGGGTTACAGACGCAAACCCATCGCCACGCGCGGATCGTTGCCTTGCTTGGAATCCGGCATCTGGTCATGGCTGTGAACAAAATGGACCTGGTGCAGTGGGATGAAACTGTTTTCCGGCAGATCGTGGAGCAGTTCGAGCCTCTAGTGATCGCACTCGGATTTGAGTCGTTCCAGCCAATTCCGATGTCGGCCCTGCATGGCGATAACATCACCGGAACCAAGTCTGCCGCTTCCTGGTATACAGGCCCAAGCCTCCTTGATTGGCTGGAGTCGATTGAAGTTGGCCTTAGTGCACCGGAGTTGGGTTTTCGTATGCCTGTGCAATGGGTAAATCGGCACAAAGACAATTTCCGCGGCTATTGCGGGCGCATAGCGAGCGGGGAAGTGAGAGTCGGAGAGCGCATACGTGTACTGCCGAGCGGAACGGAGAGCAAGGTGCGCTCCATTGTTGGATGGAAAGAGGAACGGCAGGCGGCCTTGTGCGGAGAGTCGATTACGATTTGCATTGAAGATGAAATCGACGTTAGTCGCGGAAGTGTCTTTGCCGCGGCGGCCGATGCATTAGAAGTCAGCGATCAATTCGAAGCAAATGTACTCTGCCTCTCGGAGAACCAACTGTTTACGGGTCGATCGTACATATTCCATCTTCATAGCTGCCAGGCTGTCGCCACGATCACAGCGATCAAGTACCGGATTGATGTGACGCTCGGCACCCAACTGGCCACGCGATCATTAGGATTGAATGATATTGGAGTGATCCATCTTTCTCTTGACCGCCCAGTTCCATTTGAGCCCTACCATCGGTGCAGGCGCTTGGGTGGTTTCATTCTGATTGACCGGTTGGATAACCAGACCGTAGGCGCGGGCATGATTGATTTTGCTTTGCGTAGGGCCGCCAATCTTCATTGGCAAGCGTTAGCAATCAACAAAGAAGCGCGTGCACGCCAAAAGCTTCAGAAGCCCGTTTGTCTTTGGTTCACGGGGCTTCCTGGATCGGGTAAATCAACCATCGCAAACCTGCTTGAAAAGCGATTATTTGCGGCCGGACGACACACGTATGTACTCGACGGCGACAATATTCGTCACGGACTGAACCGGGATCTTGGATTTTCAGAAGCTGATCGGGTTGAGAATATCCGGCGGGTAACTGAGGTTGCCAAGTTGCTCATTGATGCAGGTCTCATCGTGATCGTCGCATTTATCAGCCCGTATCGCGCTGAACGAGAGTCTGCCCGATCAAGTTTCGATTCCGAAGAATTCTTGGAAATCTTCGTCGACGCCTCGCTCGAAGAATGCGAGCGCCGCGATCCGAAGGGATTGTATGCCAAAGCGCGGCGGGGAGAACTTGTCAATTTCACGGGTATCGATAGTAAATATGAAATTCCTGAGACGCCCGATATTCGTCTGGACACAGTTGCCTACAATGCGGAGGAGTGCGTAGATCAGGTTTTGGGTGTTCTAGACCTGAGTCCGTTGAACTTCACTGCAAGATCATGA
- a CDS encoding DUF899 domain-containing protein, with protein sequence MATSKEKDKEHGKGNLGTNTPPIVSQQEWEAAHQQLLVTEKTFTRSRDALAAERRRMPWMAVEKQYEFDGPRGRVSLLDLFERRRQLIIYRAFFEPGVFGWPEHACRGCSLGADQVAHLSHLNARDTTLAYASRAPQADIVRLKARMGWEMPWYTITDGFDADFGVDEWHGHNAFIRDGDKVFRTYLINSRGDEAMGTTWSYLDITPLGRQETWEDSPEGYPQTPPYKWWNWHDNYDAEDSPDPKWVKVSDAGEAALRKHDSETKA encoded by the coding sequence ATGGCAACAAGCAAAGAGAAAGACAAGGAACACGGAAAAGGAAATCTCGGAACGAATACACCCCCGATCGTATCCCAGCAGGAGTGGGAGGCTGCGCACCAGCAGCTCCTCGTCACGGAGAAGACCTTCACCCGCTCCCGTGATGCGCTGGCCGCCGAGCGTCGACGGATGCCGTGGATGGCAGTGGAGAAGCAGTACGAGTTCGACGGGCCCAGAGGTAGAGTTAGCCTGCTCGACCTGTTCGAGCGCCGCCGTCAGTTGATCATCTATCGCGCCTTCTTCGAGCCCGGTGTGTTCGGCTGGCCGGAGCACGCCTGCCGGGGCTGCTCGCTGGGTGCCGATCAGGTCGCCCACCTGTCCCATCTGAACGCTCGCGACACCACCCTCGCCTACGCCTCACGCGCCCCGCAGGCGGACATCGTCCGCCTGAAGGCGCGGATGGGCTGGGAAATGCCTTGGTATACCATCACAGACGGCTTCGACGCAGACTTCGGCGTCGATGAATGGCACGGCCACAATGCATTCATCCGCGACGGCGACAAGGTGTTCCGCACATACCTCATCAACAGCCGCGGCGACGAGGCGATGGGGACCACCTGGAGCTACCTCGATATCACGCCGCTCGGCCGTCAGGAAACATGGGAGGACTCGCCAGAGGGTTACCCCCAGACTCCGCCGTACAAATGGTGGAACTGGCACGACAACTACGACGCCGAGGACTCGCCCGACCCGAAGTGGGTCAAGGTGTCCGACGCTGGCGAAGCAGCCCTCCGAAAGCATGACTCAGAGACGAAAGCATGA
- a CDS encoding helix-turn-helix domain-containing protein: MDSLITAAARALAAGDPLGALKRVALRDDAPALALRGIAMAQLGEFVRAKELLRKATRAFGPKESVARARCIVAEAEIALASRDLSWPAKALNAARVTLQEHGDLLNAAHARYLEVRRLVLIGRLDEAEHMLADFDPTLFRPASRATHELVVAGIAMRRLRTKDARAALARAELAAGQAGIPALTAEVENASHVLNMSAARLIALGEERPLLLEEVEGLLASRALVVDACRNVVRDPSTMVSLVTRPVLFSLARALGEAWPDDVPRELLLARAFGARFIDESHRMRLRVEIGRLRKLLRPLANVTATKHGFTLVPRHAREVVVLARPVEDDNGAVLAFLADGEAWSSSALAIALGTSQRTVQRALDSLAAAGKVQSFGRARARRWITPPVPGFTTTLLLPAPLPIE, encoded by the coding sequence ATGGATTCGCTGATCACAGCCGCAGCACGTGCCCTCGCCGCAGGTGATCCCCTCGGAGCATTGAAACGAGTCGCGCTGCGCGACGATGCGCCTGCGCTCGCGCTTCGCGGGATCGCAATGGCACAGCTCGGAGAGTTTGTTCGGGCGAAGGAACTCCTTCGAAAGGCGACACGCGCCTTCGGTCCCAAAGAGTCCGTGGCACGAGCGAGATGCATCGTCGCCGAAGCCGAGATTGCACTTGCCTCGCGCGACCTGAGCTGGCCTGCGAAGGCGCTCAATGCAGCAAGGGTGACGCTCCAAGAACATGGCGATCTATTGAACGCGGCGCATGCGCGCTATCTTGAGGTCCGGCGCCTTGTTCTCATCGGGCGCCTAGATGAGGCGGAGCACATGCTTGCCGATTTTGACCCTACGCTATTCCGGCCAGCATCGAGGGCCACCCACGAACTCGTAGTTGCCGGGATTGCGATGCGCCGTTTACGGACGAAAGATGCGCGTGCTGCGCTCGCCCGGGCCGAACTTGCCGCGGGCCAAGCGGGCATTCCTGCTTTGACGGCGGAGGTTGAAAATGCTTCCCACGTCCTGAACATGTCGGCAGCTCGCCTGATTGCACTTGGCGAAGAGCGACCACTCCTGCTGGAAGAAGTCGAAGGTTTGCTGGCGTCAAGAGCGCTCGTCGTGGACGCATGCCGGAATGTCGTGCGTGATCCAAGCACAATGGTTTCGCTTGTGACACGGCCGGTGTTGTTCTCGCTCGCACGCGCGCTGGGCGAGGCATGGCCCGATGACGTTCCGAGGGAACTGCTTCTTGCTCGGGCATTCGGAGCGAGATTCATTGATGAATCGCATCGCATGCGGTTGCGAGTCGAAATCGGACGGCTTCGCAAGCTGCTTCGGCCACTGGCTAATGTAACTGCGACGAAGCATGGGTTTACACTGGTACCTCGCCACGCACGCGAGGTAGTTGTGCTGGCGCGACCGGTTGAAGATGACAATGGGGCAGTGCTCGCATTCCTCGCCGACGGAGAGGCGTGGTCGAGTTCAGCGCTGGCAATTGCGCTTGGGACAAGTCAGCGAACAGTGCAGAGAGCGCTTGATTCGCTAGCGGCGGCGGGAAAGGTGCAGTCCTTCGGTCGAGCGCGAGCTCGTCGTTGGATCACTCCGCCAGTGCCTGGATTCACGACAACCTTGTTACTCCCTGCTCCGCTGCCAATCGAATAA
- a CDS encoding Vgb family protein has protein sequence MKQSAEIVREYGPFPGADRVDGVTYDGEHVWFASGNKLNAFEPASGQAVRSIDIAAHAGTAYDGHHLFQIAEDRIQKIDPKSGQVVATIPAPGGGRDSGLAWAEGTLWVGQYRDRKIHQVNPNTGEVLRTIESNRFVTGVTWVDGDLWHATWEGDESDLRRIDPRTGEVLEQLEMPHGVYISGLESNGDDQFFCGGGKTGKIRAVRRRIDAVGRGVERRSDSDSARKISEAQSTDAPTSS, from the coding sequence ATGAAACAATCAGCCGAAATCGTACGCGAGTATGGCCCATTTCCCGGCGCCGATCGTGTGGATGGAGTCACCTATGACGGCGAGCATGTCTGGTTTGCGTCCGGAAACAAATTGAATGCATTCGAACCCGCGAGCGGGCAGGCAGTGCGCTCGATCGATATCGCCGCGCATGCAGGAACAGCCTATGACGGCCACCACTTGTTTCAAATCGCTGAGGATCGCATCCAGAAGATCGATCCCAAGAGCGGCCAAGTCGTCGCCACGATTCCGGCGCCAGGCGGCGGCCGTGACTCGGGCCTGGCGTGGGCCGAAGGGACGCTGTGGGTCGGTCAATATCGTGACCGGAAAATCCATCAAGTCAATCCGAACACCGGCGAGGTACTGCGAACGATCGAGTCCAACCGCTTCGTAACCGGGGTCACTTGGGTTGACGGAGATCTTTGGCACGCAACCTGGGAAGGCGATGAGAGCGACTTGAGACGAATCGATCCTCGAACTGGGGAGGTTCTTGAACAGCTCGAAATGCCTCATGGTGTTTATATTTCAGGGCTCGAGTCGAACGGTGACGACCAGTTCTTCTGCGGCGGAGGAAAGACAGGAAAGATTAGAGCAGTTCGGCGGCGAATTGATGCCGTGGGCAGGGGCGTTGAGAGACGGAGCGACTCCGATAGCGCCCGCAAAATATCCGAGGCGCAATCGACTGACGCCCCAACAAGCTCTTAG
- a CDS encoding TetR/AcrR family transcriptional regulator has product MPKRPKSTLEPRKSPVQARSAASVDAILKATIQVLLKVGKERLTTTRVAARAGVSVGTLYQYFPNKRALLRAALQRHMDEIGAVLETVCREEAGSSLEEMATALVTSFLKAKMRDTKASVALYSVSSDVDGARISHEMGLRASRAIVAMLATAKDELATDPN; this is encoded by the coding sequence TTGCCGAAGCGACCAAAAAGTACGTTAGAACCCCGAAAATCACCGGTTCAGGCGCGTTCAGCCGCGAGTGTCGACGCAATTCTTAAGGCAACGATTCAGGTTTTGCTGAAAGTGGGCAAAGAGCGTCTGACAACAACGCGCGTCGCGGCCCGCGCCGGGGTTTCAGTCGGTACGCTGTATCAGTACTTTCCCAATAAACGTGCACTGCTGCGGGCGGCACTGCAGCGTCACATGGATGAGATCGGGGCGGTTCTGGAAACGGTATGCCGCGAAGAAGCTGGCTCTTCGCTTGAAGAGATGGCGACGGCGCTGGTAACGAGTTTTCTGAAAGCGAAGATGAGAGACACAAAGGCCAGCGTCGCACTCTATTCGGTTAGCTCAGATGTGGATGGCGCACGAATCTCGCATGAGATGGGTCTGAGAGCCAGTCGCGCCATCGTTGCCATGCTTGCGACTGCAAAGGATGAGTTGGCGACAGATCCCAATTAG
- a CDS encoding aldo/keto reductase translates to MMKQSELGGTFSLLNTSMTLNRMGYGAMQLAGQDGDRRVWGPPRDIPGAIAVLREAVASGVNHIDTSDFYGPHVTNQLIKQALHPYADDLVIVTKVGARRGSDGSWIHARSRQEIVDALHDNLKNLGLEALHVVNLRIGGLTAPTAEPFEEPLSALAELKQQGADPAYRPQHRLSQTAGRGASHHRDCLHPELLQRGAAH, encoded by the coding sequence ATGATGAAGCAATCGGAGCTTGGCGGAACCTTTTCTCTTCTCAACACTTCAATGACCTTGAACCGCATGGGCTATGGCGCAATGCAACTCGCAGGACAGGATGGTGACAGACGGGTCTGGGGTCCACCGCGCGATATTCCTGGTGCAATCGCTGTTCTGCGCGAGGCCGTTGCCTCGGGAGTGAACCACATCGATACAAGTGACTTTTACGGTCCACACGTAACCAATCAACTCATCAAACAGGCGCTTCATCCTTACGCTGACGATCTTGTGATCGTGACCAAGGTGGGCGCGCGCCGCGGAAGTGATGGATCATGGATACATGCTCGCTCACGTCAGGAGATTGTCGACGCGCTGCACGACAATCTGAAGAATCTCGGCCTCGAGGCGCTCCACGTAGTCAATCTGCGTATTGGCGGTCTTACCGCACCGACGGCCGAACCGTTTGAGGAACCGCTTAGCGCTCTGGCCGAACTCAAGCAGCAGGGGGCTGATCCGGCATATCGGCCTCAGCACCGTCTCTCCCAAACAGCTGGCCGAGGCGCAAGCCATCACCGAGATTGTCTGCATCCAGAACTTCTACAACGTGGCGCAGCGCACTGA